The following are encoded together in the Chanodichthys erythropterus isolate Z2021 chromosome 16, ASM2448905v1, whole genome shotgun sequence genome:
- the znf414 gene encoding zinc finger protein 414 isoform X3, protein MMEDNVPPGCQLSCSFYGCKRTYNSPEALNSHLQDHQKNTAQSLPGKAFLCSQIGCDGSFNNMQQLMEHMRHHHKPNYFFLCESCRAKLRSYRTLLKHLQTCAKVAKNKAAVKTEPGMAPDAEHTGVPLTSGDMEPSGPLLAPNITEEMESMPSMPSLATHSTPANMPVTQRPLENSAFTNPTPAGPASLLLATLSSASTQNLPCKPESPYSPFPPTLSPVNPAILPDPGQQQQQRSPRSGPPSLPSSPPLPSSPGSNAVWRKNQAQSFNCRILWEHTRGRYSCLQCGHCTPDRGEMTAHIEGQHKNPGGKVNGDHDTEIGTASLLAKTSLHTENSTYTQL, encoded by the exons ATGATGGAAG ACAATGTTCCACCAGGCTGTCAATTGTCCTGCTCGTTTTATGGGTGCAAGAGGACCTACAACAGTCCAGAAGCACTGAATAGTCATCTTCAGGACCATCAAAAGAACACAGCTCAGTCTCTTCCAG GGAAAGCTTTCCTGTGCTCTCAAATAGGATGCGATGGTTCATTCAACAACATGCAGCAGCTCATGGAACATATGAGACACCATCACAAGCCAAATTATTTTTTCCT GTGCGAGAGCTGCAGGGCCAAACTGCGTTCTTACCGCACTCTCCTCAAACACCTGCAGACCTGTGCCAAGGTTGCTAAGAATAAGGCTGCAGTAAAGACAGAGCCTGGAATGGCACCTGACGCAGAGCACACCGGTGTTCCTCTCACTTCTGGTGACATGGAACCATCTGGACCCCTCTTAGCCCCAAATATAACTGAGGAGATGGAGTCTATGCCATCTATGCCCTCTTTAGCAACACATTCAACACCAGCAAACATGCCAGTAACCCAGCGGCCCCTAGAAAACAGTGCTTTCACGAACCCGACCCCTGCAGGCCCTGCATCTCTGCTCCTTGCCACTCTAAGTTCTGCCTCAACCCAAAATCTTCCTTGCAAACCAGAATCCCCCTACAGCCCATTTCCACCCACTCTGTCTCCTGTTAACCCAGCTATCCTGCCAGATCCGgggcaacagcagcagcagaggtCTCCCAGGTCTGGTCCTCCCAGTCTGCCCTCTTCACCGCCCCTGCCGTCATCGCCAGGATCAAACGCAGTCTGGAGGAAGAACCAAG CTCAGTCCTTCAACTGCCGCATCCTGTGGGAACACACAAGAGGGAGATACAGCTGCCTACAGTGTGGCCACTGCACCCCAGACCGGGGGGAGATGACCGCTCACATTGAAGGCCAGCACAAGAACCCAGGTGGCAAAGTGAATGGTGATCATG ATACAGAGATTGGCACTGCTTCTTTACTGGCTAAGACTTCACTGCACACTGAGAACTCAACTTATACACAGCTCTAG
- the znf414 gene encoding zinc finger protein 414 isoform X1: MMEVADNVPPGCQLSCSFYGCKRTYNSPEALNSHLQDHQKNTAQSLPGKAFLCSQIGCDGSFNNMQQLMEHMRHHHKPNYFFLCESCRAKLRSYRTLLKHLQTCAKVAKNKAAVKTEPGMAPDAEHTGVPLTSGDMEPSGPLLAPNITEEMESMPSMPSLATHSTPANMPVTQRPLENSAFTNPTPAGPASLLLATLSSASTQNLPCKPESPYSPFPPTLSPVNPAILPDPGQQQQQRSPRSGPPSLPSSPPLPSSPGSNAVWRKNQAQSFNCRILWEHTRGRYSCLQCGHCTPDRGEMTAHIEGQHKNPGGKVNGDHDTEIGTASLLAKTSLHTENSTYTQL, from the exons ATGATGGAAG TAGCAGACAATGTTCCACCAGGCTGTCAATTGTCCTGCTCGTTTTATGGGTGCAAGAGGACCTACAACAGTCCAGAAGCACTGAATAGTCATCTTCAGGACCATCAAAAGAACACAGCTCAGTCTCTTCCAG GGAAAGCTTTCCTGTGCTCTCAAATAGGATGCGATGGTTCATTCAACAACATGCAGCAGCTCATGGAACATATGAGACACCATCACAAGCCAAATTATTTTTTCCT GTGCGAGAGCTGCAGGGCCAAACTGCGTTCTTACCGCACTCTCCTCAAACACCTGCAGACCTGTGCCAAGGTTGCTAAGAATAAGGCTGCAGTAAAGACAGAGCCTGGAATGGCACCTGACGCAGAGCACACCGGTGTTCCTCTCACTTCTGGTGACATGGAACCATCTGGACCCCTCTTAGCCCCAAATATAACTGAGGAGATGGAGTCTATGCCATCTATGCCCTCTTTAGCAACACATTCAACACCAGCAAACATGCCAGTAACCCAGCGGCCCCTAGAAAACAGTGCTTTCACGAACCCGACCCCTGCAGGCCCTGCATCTCTGCTCCTTGCCACTCTAAGTTCTGCCTCAACCCAAAATCTTCCTTGCAAACCAGAATCCCCCTACAGCCCATTTCCACCCACTCTGTCTCCTGTTAACCCAGCTATCCTGCCAGATCCGgggcaacagcagcagcagaggtCTCCCAGGTCTGGTCCTCCCAGTCTGCCCTCTTCACCGCCCCTGCCGTCATCGCCAGGATCAAACGCAGTCTGGAGGAAGAACCAAG CTCAGTCCTTCAACTGCCGCATCCTGTGGGAACACACAAGAGGGAGATACAGCTGCCTACAGTGTGGCCACTGCACCCCAGACCGGGGGGAGATGACCGCTCACATTGAAGGCCAGCACAAGAACCCAGGTGGCAAAGTGAATGGTGATCATG ATACAGAGATTGGCACTGCTTCTTTACTGGCTAAGACTTCACTGCACACTGAGAACTCAACTTATACACAGCTCTAG
- the znf414 gene encoding zinc finger protein 414 isoform X4, translating to MMEGCQLSCSFYGCKRTYNSPEALNSHLQDHQKNTAQSLPGKAFLCSQIGCDGSFNNMQQLMEHMRHHHKPNYFFLCESCRAKLRSYRTLLKHLQTCAKVAKNKAAVKTEPGMAPDAEHTGVPLTSGDMEPSGPLLAPNITEEMESMPSMPSLATHSTPANMPVTQRPLENSAFTNPTPAGPASLLLATLSSASTQNLPCKPESPYSPFPPTLSPVNPAILPDPGQQQQQRSPRSGPPSLPSSPPLPSSPGSNAVWRKNQAQSFNCRILWEHTRGRYSCLQCGHCTPDRGEMTAHIEGQHKNPGGKVNGDHDTEIGTASLLAKTSLHTENSTYTQL from the exons ATGATGGAAG GCTGTCAATTGTCCTGCTCGTTTTATGGGTGCAAGAGGACCTACAACAGTCCAGAAGCACTGAATAGTCATCTTCAGGACCATCAAAAGAACACAGCTCAGTCTCTTCCAG GGAAAGCTTTCCTGTGCTCTCAAATAGGATGCGATGGTTCATTCAACAACATGCAGCAGCTCATGGAACATATGAGACACCATCACAAGCCAAATTATTTTTTCCT GTGCGAGAGCTGCAGGGCCAAACTGCGTTCTTACCGCACTCTCCTCAAACACCTGCAGACCTGTGCCAAGGTTGCTAAGAATAAGGCTGCAGTAAAGACAGAGCCTGGAATGGCACCTGACGCAGAGCACACCGGTGTTCCTCTCACTTCTGGTGACATGGAACCATCTGGACCCCTCTTAGCCCCAAATATAACTGAGGAGATGGAGTCTATGCCATCTATGCCCTCTTTAGCAACACATTCAACACCAGCAAACATGCCAGTAACCCAGCGGCCCCTAGAAAACAGTGCTTTCACGAACCCGACCCCTGCAGGCCCTGCATCTCTGCTCCTTGCCACTCTAAGTTCTGCCTCAACCCAAAATCTTCCTTGCAAACCAGAATCCCCCTACAGCCCATTTCCACCCACTCTGTCTCCTGTTAACCCAGCTATCCTGCCAGATCCGgggcaacagcagcagcagaggtCTCCCAGGTCTGGTCCTCCCAGTCTGCCCTCTTCACCGCCCCTGCCGTCATCGCCAGGATCAAACGCAGTCTGGAGGAAGAACCAAG CTCAGTCCTTCAACTGCCGCATCCTGTGGGAACACACAAGAGGGAGATACAGCTGCCTACAGTGTGGCCACTGCACCCCAGACCGGGGGGAGATGACCGCTCACATTGAAGGCCAGCACAAGAACCCAGGTGGCAAAGTGAATGGTGATCATG ATACAGAGATTGGCACTGCTTCTTTACTGGCTAAGACTTCACTGCACACTGAGAACTCAACTTATACACAGCTCTAG
- the znf414 gene encoding zinc finger protein 414 isoform X2 — protein MMEADNVPPGCQLSCSFYGCKRTYNSPEALNSHLQDHQKNTAQSLPGKAFLCSQIGCDGSFNNMQQLMEHMRHHHKPNYFFLCESCRAKLRSYRTLLKHLQTCAKVAKNKAAVKTEPGMAPDAEHTGVPLTSGDMEPSGPLLAPNITEEMESMPSMPSLATHSTPANMPVTQRPLENSAFTNPTPAGPASLLLATLSSASTQNLPCKPESPYSPFPPTLSPVNPAILPDPGQQQQQRSPRSGPPSLPSSPPLPSSPGSNAVWRKNQAQSFNCRILWEHTRGRYSCLQCGHCTPDRGEMTAHIEGQHKNPGGKVNGDHDTEIGTASLLAKTSLHTENSTYTQL, from the exons ATGATGGAAG CAGACAATGTTCCACCAGGCTGTCAATTGTCCTGCTCGTTTTATGGGTGCAAGAGGACCTACAACAGTCCAGAAGCACTGAATAGTCATCTTCAGGACCATCAAAAGAACACAGCTCAGTCTCTTCCAG GGAAAGCTTTCCTGTGCTCTCAAATAGGATGCGATGGTTCATTCAACAACATGCAGCAGCTCATGGAACATATGAGACACCATCACAAGCCAAATTATTTTTTCCT GTGCGAGAGCTGCAGGGCCAAACTGCGTTCTTACCGCACTCTCCTCAAACACCTGCAGACCTGTGCCAAGGTTGCTAAGAATAAGGCTGCAGTAAAGACAGAGCCTGGAATGGCACCTGACGCAGAGCACACCGGTGTTCCTCTCACTTCTGGTGACATGGAACCATCTGGACCCCTCTTAGCCCCAAATATAACTGAGGAGATGGAGTCTATGCCATCTATGCCCTCTTTAGCAACACATTCAACACCAGCAAACATGCCAGTAACCCAGCGGCCCCTAGAAAACAGTGCTTTCACGAACCCGACCCCTGCAGGCCCTGCATCTCTGCTCCTTGCCACTCTAAGTTCTGCCTCAACCCAAAATCTTCCTTGCAAACCAGAATCCCCCTACAGCCCATTTCCACCCACTCTGTCTCCTGTTAACCCAGCTATCCTGCCAGATCCGgggcaacagcagcagcagaggtCTCCCAGGTCTGGTCCTCCCAGTCTGCCCTCTTCACCGCCCCTGCCGTCATCGCCAGGATCAAACGCAGTCTGGAGGAAGAACCAAG CTCAGTCCTTCAACTGCCGCATCCTGTGGGAACACACAAGAGGGAGATACAGCTGCCTACAGTGTGGCCACTGCACCCCAGACCGGGGGGAGATGACCGCTCACATTGAAGGCCAGCACAAGAACCCAGGTGGCAAAGTGAATGGTGATCATG ATACAGAGATTGGCACTGCTTCTTTACTGGCTAAGACTTCACTGCACACTGAGAACTCAACTTATACACAGCTCTAG